AGGATGACATAATGATCGCCGCGCGGGCCGCCTTTGCCGCCATCCTTGCTTTTGGGGATGCCTTTTTCCTTCAGGCGCAGTTTCGATCCGCTGTTGGATCCGGGGGGGACGCCCAGCGTCACCATGCCGTCGATGGTGGGGATATCGATTTTCGCGCCCAGAACGGCCTCGGGTAAGGATATCGGAACGGTGGTGTAGACATCATGGCCCTTGCGGCTGAACACGGGATCGTCGAGAACCTGAATTTCGACATGGGCGTCGCCGTTTTCGCCGCCCCCGGAGCCGACCATACCCTGACCTTTCAGGCGCAGAATTTGACCGTTTTCCGTGCCCGGCGGGATCAACACCTTGAGGCGCTTGCCGTTCGCGATTTTAATATGACGTACGCCGCCCATGGCGGCTTCGACGAAGTCCGATGTCAGGGTGTAAGCAACGTTCGCGCCCTTGCTTTTGAAGACTCCCGCGCGATTTCTGAAAAATGCGTCGAAGCGGCTCTCTCCGCCGTCGCCCGCCTTTTCGCCGCCCGTTCCCCCAGAGTGCCGCGAAGTCCAGGCGGTTTCGCGTTGGCGATAGGCATGAGCGGCGTCGCGCCAGGCGGAACCCGCCGCCGCCCGCCGCGTTCGTAGCGGTCGTCCCGCAGCGTCGATATCGCCGTTATCGAACGCGGCGCGCTTCTTCGGGTCGGAAAGCAGGGCGTAGGCGGCGGCGAT
This genomic window from Varunaivibrio sulfuroxidans contains:
- a CDS encoding DnaJ C-terminal domain-containing protein, producing MNDPYATLGIPTGASQDEIKKTYRALARKYHPDSRQGGGETDPRTVDRFREIAAAYALLSDPKKRAAFDNGDIDAAGRPLRTRRAAAGSAWRDAAHAYRQRETAWTSRHSGGTGGEKAGDGGESRFDAFFRNRAGVFKSKGANVAYTLTSDFVEAAMGGVRHIKIANGKRLKVLIPPGTENGQILRLKGQGMVGSGGGENGDAHVEIQVLDDPVFSRKGHDVYTTVPISLPEAVLGAKIDIPTIDGMVTLGVPPGSNSGSKLRLKEKGIPKSKDGGKGGPRGDHYVILSLALPPKPDAELTKFVEKWAAKHPYDPRAKSK